TCATGCAGGCACAGTGTCCCATGGAGGGCTAGACTCAGCATGATAGGAATCTGCAGCAAAGGCAACTGTAGTTGTACTTCTGATAGATAGAAGACAAGTCGTAATCTAAGTCTTGTAATCAAGTAACTAATAATTCATAAGAGGCCCCAATTATAAATACCAATAtctcatttatatatgtatttttttaccTAAATCTATCGTTGCTCTTCTTTCAAGTTAAATTTGATTTTGAGAAATATGAGTAAATATCTAGGCCTATGTAATGTTTCCCTCTGATTCATAAGTCTATTATTTTACCACTAGATATTTCTATCTACCTGTGTATACACAACCTAGGTTACATGTGTTTGTTCTCTGACACTTGATCATTTTATAAGCAAACAGTGATTTTTTTATCAAGAAacatattatgtatgtattttatatctgtgtatctgtgtttagtaggtaaaacaaagacaacaagcACCTTTTGCTGATTTCCTGAGCAGGGAAAAAAGCCAAACTAAACATGTTGATGTTCAtgagtaatcccagcactggggcagcagaggcagagggattgaCACAGGTTGaatgccagcttggtctacatagaaagtccctgtctcaaaaacaaaaacaataaaatgaaggCAAGCCTCAAATGAAGACAAGTAGGTGTAGCCATTTTTATTGACAGATCTTCCAGCCATGACCAGTGAGCTAGTATTCAGTTGAGCATTGATTGGTTTCTCCTGTTCCAGGACTTCTCCCAGTTGGAAACATCAGGAAAGGTAGGaaaggcaggtgaggtggtcaaATGTGTCAACATGCAGTAGAAAGCAGATGGGAAGACATAATGGTTAGAATCCCTGAGAACTCTTGAGCTTATAAATAGCAGCATTAGTGTCACCATCAGTAGCTATGAGCGCTTGCAGGTTGGCATTATAATTCACAAATCCCATGGCCTGGAGACATTCCATCTCTTTGCTGAAACGAACCTCCGGGGCTTGTAGGGAATGGGAAGGGTCTCCAGACGGGGGCTGTACTTTCTGAAGGACTGTTTCAGATTTGTGGCAGCTTTCAGGACACTGAGGCTCAGCCATGTCTTGCACATTCCAGGTCCAGGGCACTATATCAGGGTAGCTACAGATGGAAGGAATAAGCCAACCTAGACCCCATAGGTAAGGTTCAATGTAGGGCAAAAGGGCAGGAGCCTCTGTAGCCAATAGCTGCAGACCATGCTCAATTTGTAATAATGCTTGTGATGTTTTGGGGTTGGCTAGGGCTAAAAGCAAGTCATGGAGCTGTGATGACTGCAAGGGTGTGGGAGTTTCCTGCCTCCACTGCTCATTCAGTTGGGACGTATTCATGAGCAGCAGCATCTGAGCTGCCATTTGTGGGTGGTTTCTAAGCAACTGGATCATGCCTCCTGTGATCTGAGAACTGGTCTGGTCATCAGACTGCTGGAGATCTTCCTCTAACCACTGGTCAGAGATACCTAGAGTGATGGTAGTATCCTTATCAACTTGAGGCTTCTGGTTGATTGATATGGTTGGTAAGACTGGAATCTCAGCTGGCTGCTGAACAGCGCAGACATTGCTTTGGCCCTGGGTGGCAACTATGGCTGGATTTTCCCTGGAAACATTGTTGGTGTGATTTGGAGTAGCATTTGTTGGGGTGATTGATGATAATCCACAAGAATTTGCATAAATTACTTGGGAAGAAGAGAGCTGGTCCCATTGTTCTTGAGGTAATGGTTGAGATAGAGAAGGAGTCTGGACTTGTTCTAGTACTTGTTCATCCAGAAGAGCTGTAAAACAGTTGCCCTCCAAAAGATCAGGCACACCATTGAGCATATGATCGTTGTTATTGACATAACTCTGGCCCAGGTGATTGTTCCCATTTGGAACTGTTTCTAAACCCAAGAATGGCTGTGAGTTTGGTGGATACTCAGGGTTCTGTGCTGGCTGCTGGATCTGCATTATCTCTTGGATGATGGCAAGGTGCCTGACCAGCTCCAGAGTCTGGCATAGGATCTCAGAATTGTCAAGAAGATGGGAAACTTCTGGGTTCTGCTGTATCAGTTCTTCCATATATGGTTGTTCTGGAGGCATCTGATGCACGAAGTCCATATTAGACAGCAGACTCTGGACACAAAGATTCTCCAGCACCTGTGCAATATGTTCTAGACTACCCACTTCTGGGCTTTCAGTACCCACCTTGGGTGCCTCTGGCTCCATGAGAAGAGATGACTCCACTTTAGTTTCATTCATGCCTGCAGATTGGCACACCATGCTGCTATTTCCTTTAGGGTTCCTGTCTTGATGGCAGGGATTGTTGGTTACCAGGTTCCGGAAAGAGTGAGCCAGGGATCTGGGGCCATGCTTGGACTTGATGACCACATGGATAATGTGGCCATCTGTGATGCCCCTCTGGCTCAATGTGTCATGGTCTTTGAGAAGGCGGCCCATAAAGACCAGTACCAGTTGTTCCATTTGGCATTTGAAGTGAGCAGACAGAATCTCCTTGAACTGCCTCACTAAGGTGTCATCAGCTACTGTAAAGATGATCTGGTTGCCTGGAGTCTTCACAATCACTCGAATGACACCTGGAGAGATCTTCCCATCTGCAGGCACACCTGCTGTATACCTGCTCTGGGGCATCTTAGGTGATCGAGAGATAATACGCGGCATAGACCTTGTGGGTAGGCAGATGGAGAGCAGCCAGAAGCAGGGGCAGAGAGGTGAGGGCAGGCAAGTGGTCCTGCGGGCCTTCGTTGTTGCAGGTGTTGTGTTCTGAGGTCATAGGTTAATTTTTTCTTGATGCCCCTAAAAGGGATGAATGGGCTAAAGCCAGTATTATTCGATGTTGATCCCTCACCCCAATTCTCCAGATGTGGCTCAGCTGAGGCCTGGCGTGGCTACTGACTCATACTTGGTACAGAGTGGACTAAGTAGTGGTGACCTTTCACAGCTGTCCCACCCCTAAGGGCATGATCTGATCAGACAAGAAATATTGTGATGTCAACTTAAGCCTCACAATACATCATGATGAAATGGGAATGAATAAATTTGGGAGAATGTAGAAGTTTCTcttcataataaaacaaaatagggaagatttttttaaaatgaagataaaagtTCCCAGTAAATAATAATAGTAGCAATAATGTATGGGATATGtgggttttttaaagatttattgttttatgtatatgagtactctgtagctgtgaagatggttgtgagtcatcatatggttgctgggaattgaactcaggacatctgcttgctccagccccaagatttatTATTACATCTAAGTACAcagtaactgtcttcagacactccagaagagggtgtcagatctaattacagatggttgtgagccaccatgaggctgatgagatttgaactcaggacctttggaagtgcagtcagtgctcttaactgctgagccatctctctagcccagaatGTGTGGTTTTTATAGTGCTGTGTGTAGGTCCCTCTTTGGAATGGTCAGGCTTATTGTATAAAGTGCTGGATCTGCTGaaactactaaaaaaaaaaaaaactcattctaGAGAGTAAGAATGGAGTCTGCATTACAGGAAAGACTTATTCATTTTGCTAATGATGTTGACGAAGTGACCATtagaaacaaaattgaaaagcaGATTCATaggacatgcctttaaccccagcactctggaagcagagacaggaagatgtctATGGtgagcctggtctatagagtgagttccaggccagccaggacatacatagtgaggccttgtcccaaaagttaaattaattaaataaaataatatgtttgAATAAAGGGAATGAAACAAAAGTGAAAATCTTACGTGAAAATGGAAGTCCCATTGTCCTCTGAGGTCTAGACTGTGGAACTGTAGACTTAAGTGAGAGCGTATCCGTGTAGTAAGTGAAGATTTTCTTCTCTGCAAAGTAGGCATGGGACTGGCCATGAAGGCTTTTTACAAAGACACTTCCAAAGCAGAGAAGAGTAAGCTGCTATTTACAGAGCATTTTCATTCACATTTACATGTTGTTTGATTTCTATCTCTGCCAGCATAACAGACTGTTTGAAAGAAGGATTTCAAGGTCTTTGCCCAGGCTTAAGTGTAAATACCAAGGAGAGCAGGTACCTCCAGGTCAAGTGATGGCAGTGAAAGAGGCTAGTGATGCATCTCCTAAGGGATACAGGTTTCTATCAGTGAAGAGTCAAGATTCTTGGGGGGATTCTTGGAGGTACTATTTGATTGTTTCCTATTAAGAAGCTCATGAATTATTAGTGGATATGTTAATATATCTACATGAATACTTAAATGTagaattatatatatttcaatatatatatggaaatttcACATATTCTAAGATTCATATTTGTGAATATTCACAAAAAGAAAGTGCAAtcatggctgattatgggatggatcccccggtggagtagtctctggatggtccatccttttgtcttagctccaaagtttgtctctgtaactccttccataggtattttgttccctattctaaggacgaatgaagtatccacacgttggtcttccttcttcttattttcttgtgttttgcaaattgtatcttgggtattctaagtttctgggctaatatccacttatcagtaagtgcatatcaagtgacttcttttgtgattggattacctcactcaggatgatatcctccagatacatccatttgctcaagaatttcataaattcattgtttttaatagctgtcaaacccagacactattgcatatgccaccaagatttcactgaaaggacactgatatccTTGtgagtctcttgtgagactatgccagtgtctggcaaatacagaagtagatgctcacagtcatctattggatggaacacagggcccccaatggaggagctagagaaagtacccaaggagttgaaggggtctgcaacccgataagtggaacaacaatatgaactaaccagtaaccccagagctcatgtctctagctgcatatgtagcagaagatggcctagtcggtcatcattgggaagagaggccccttggttatgcaaactttatatgccccaatacagatgaatgctagggccaagaagtgggagtgggtgagtaggggagcagggcggggggagttggggggagggtacagggaactttcgggatagcatttgaaatgtaaataaagaaaatatctaataaaaaaaagtgcaATCATCCTCTAGCCTGGGGATCTGGGTTTATACTGCTACCCAGAGAAAGGGGAGAATTGCATAGCCAGAGAAGGGACACACAGAATTTGAAACTGCATGTTCTCAGTGTATTGAAGAGGTGGgtaaaaagacaaacacacagtAGGAGACTTCGTGCAATCACACCAAGAAGTCTTTATTGAGTATGTCTTGAGCCACAGTCCCATCCATATCCCATGCTACAAATACTGCCTTACATCCTAGAACACAGTCAGGCCCAAGTGCCTCTTCCAGTTTTACTCAAATTTAAGGTCAGTTGAGGTCAGTGAAGAATTTATCTTCAGGCCAAGATTCTGCCTCCCTTCTCTGCAGAACCTTTCAA
This Mus musculus strain C57BL/6J chromosome 7, GRCm38.p6 C57BL/6J DNA region includes the following protein-coding sequences:
- the Ubqlnl gene encoding ubiquilin-like protein; this encodes MPRIISRSPKMPQSRYTAGVPADGKISPGVIRVIVKTPGNQIIFTVADDTLVRQFKEILSAHFKCQMEQLVLVFMGRLLKDHDTLSQRGITDGHIIHVVIKSKHGPRSLAHSFRNLVTNNPCHQDRNPKGNSSMVCQSAGMNETKVESSLLMEPEAPKVGTESPEVGSLEHIAQVLENLCVQSLLSNMDFVHQMPPEQPYMEELIQQNPEVSHLLDNSEILCQTLELVRHLAIIQEIMQIQQPAQNPEYPPNSQPFLGLETVPNGNNHLGQSYVNNNDHMLNGVPDLLEGNCFTALLDEQVLEQVQTPSLSQPLPQEQWDQLSSSQVIYANSCGLSSITPTNATPNHTNNVSRENPAIVATQGQSNVCAVQQPAEIPVLPTISINQKPQVDKDTTITLGISDQWLEEDLQQSDDQTSSQITGGMIQLLRNHPQMAAQMLLLMNTSQLNEQWRQETPTPLQSSQLHDLLLALANPKTSQALLQIEHGLQLLATEAPALLPYIEPYLWGLGWLIPSICSYPDIVPWTWNVQDMAEPQCPESCHKSETVLQKVQPPSGDPSHSLQAPEVRFSKEMECLQAMGFVNYNANLQALIATDGDTNAAIYKLKSSQGF